Proteins from one Cryptomeria japonica chromosome 4, Sugi_1.0, whole genome shotgun sequence genomic window:
- the LOC131040967 gene encoding putative disease resistance protein RGA3 — translation MASVIGEALLGKVCEIALEMALQRLTEEANLVMHFKKELRWLNKKLTYVRGFLKAADQQSRYNEDVKEWLEEIRVISLLAEDICEECAVESLYGNNAQSCGLSCNQWIFRYRIGRRIKDIKDRIRSIIEEGNDLKLLRDVSSANEAIASPSTSTSQSAEWKRSRLLPRDSHSHSVGIQSKVDDMLRLLGNDASPVIAVVGMGGMGKTHLLQHVYNSVKERYEKSIWLSVSQSYSVSKLQKDLVFQLDKDLHEKGSEVSEQVLAQLINESLQGKRCLLVLDDVWRAGGENDLLARLGLPSGDNNPCKIVVTTRSREVCASLNAQIYEMQYLSDEESWRLFCVYAFEGKREPEQHLMEEVGRKIVKQCGNLPLAIKTIAASLAKTRMPRDWDSKLQQLQGVQGIANVDPIIPILRLSYDSLPAILKACFAYLSFFPEDEQINCEYLVNLWIGEGFIPAGEGQWDAAWNCLYQLANLCLLQLWEEVNPTLTKYCRIHDLLLDLAIHISRENKCVFSVEEVCKDTSSDFCRILLSKKDIDDDNISESCPICLRTFSLSQNEGIFSIPTNLFTAMRGLRVLDLSETNISALPESIGKMKLLKVLNLWYTIIREVPECVRHLKSLMFLALPGECDNLPVWINELKCLQHIECEGVSRMPKGISKMLSLRTLRSDWLDLSVEEEELMRSEDLANMTQLQELWLNVKHEMELEGILAWPVKMRRLFICNETGIQLLELPEKMTAMKDLESLKIDNFAVPSWICGFANLRELELNGCDCSDYPELQIMPNLVRLELYGNIRCRELPKAFGKAGGFPQLRFLKIGWFRELEEFPELEEGAMACLEELVLFMCLKVKKVGEGLERLKRLRVFDYHESGTSEVKEKFKEGGEYWHKIKSNNPHLIISG, via the coding sequence ATGGCCTCTGTAATTGGAGAAGCTCTTCTAGGAAAAGTATGTGAGATCGCCCTTGAGATGGCACTTCAGAGACTGACTGAGGAGGCAAATCTAGTGATGCATTTCAAAAAAGAGTTGAGATGGTTAAACAAGAAACTCACATATGTGAGGGGTTTTCTCAAAGCTGCTGATCAACAGTCTCGATATAATGAGGATGTGAAAGAATGGCTGGAGGAGATTCGCGTTATTTCCTTGCTTGCAGAGGACATCTGTGAGGAATGTGCTGTGGAATCTCTGTATGGAAATAACGCCCAATCTTGTGGGTTGAGTTGTAATCAATGGATTTTTCGCTATCGGATAGGGCGGAGAATTAAGGACATCAAGGACCGCATCAGATCTATTATTGAAGAGGGCAACGATCTGAAGTTATTGCGTGATGTTTCTTCTGCAAATGAAGCTATTGCATCACCCAGTACTAGTACATCTCAAAGTGCAGAGTGGAAGAGATCTAGACTTCTGCCTAGAGATTCACACTCACACTCAGTAGGAATACAGTCCAAAGTTGATGATATGCTCAGATTGTTGGGCAACGATGCCTCTCCAGTCATTGCGGTGGTTGGGATGGGAGGGATGGGCAAGACCCATCTTCTTCAGCATGTTTACAACAGCGTAAAAGAAAGGTACGAGAAATCTATATGGCTTTCAGTCTCTCAGTCTTATTCTGTTTCCAAATTACAGAAAGATTTAGTCTTCCAGTTAGATAAAGATTTACATGAGAAGGGTAGTGAAGTGAGTGAGCAGGTATTAGCTCAGTTGATTAAtgaaagtttgcaaggaaagaggTGTCTTTTGGTATTAGATGATGTGTGGAGAGCTGGTGGAGAAAATGATTTGTTAGCTAGACTTGGCCTCCCAAGTGGAGACAATAACCCATGCAAAATTGTGGTGACCACAAGAAGCAGAGAAGTTTGCGCAAGTTTGAATGCTCAAATTTATGAGATGCAATATTTGTCCGATGAAGAGAGTTGGAGGCTTTTTTGCGTTTATGCATTTGAGGGAAAAAGAGAGCCAGAGCAGCATCTCATGGAAGAGGTGGGTCGTAAGATTGTAAAGCAATGTGGAAATCTGCCACTGGCTATCAAAACGATAGCCGCATCTCTGGCAAAGACCAGAATGCCAAGGGACTGGGACTCCAAGCTCCAGCAGCTTCAAGGGGTCCAAGGGATTGCCAATGTTGATCCCATCATCCCTATTCTCAGATTGAGTTATGATTCTTTGCCTGCAATTCTGAAAGCTTGCTTTGCTTATCTTTCCTTCTTTCCGGAGGATGAGCAGATAAATTGTGAGTATCTGGTAAATTTGTGGATTGGGGAAGGTTTTATTCCAGCAGGAGAGGGCCAATGGGATGCGGCATGGAACTGTTTATATCAACTTGCCAATCTCTGTCTACTTCAACTATGGGAAGAAGTGAATCCTACTCTAACCAAATATTGTAGAATTCACGATTTGTTGCTTGACTTGGCCATACACATATCAAgagaaaataaatgtgttttttcaGTTGAGGAAGTCTGTAAAGATACCAGTAGTGACTTTTGTCGGATATTACTGAGCAAGAAAGATATAGATGATGACAACATCTCAGAGAGTTGTCCTATTTGTCTCCGCACATTCTCATTATCTCAGAATGAGGGGATTTTCAGCATTCCGACAAACTTGTTTACCGCTATGAGAGGACTGCGCGTTCTCGATTTGAGCGAGACAAACATCTCTGCATTGCCTGAAAGCATTGGAAAGATGAAACTCCTCAAAGTATTGAATTTATGGTACACAATTATTAGAGAGGTACCGGAGTGTGTGAGACATCTGAAAAGTCTCATGTTTCTTGCTCTGCCTGGGGAATGTGACAATTTACCAGTATGGATAAATGAACTCAAATGTCTTCAGCATATAGAATGCGAGGGGGTTAGTCGCATGCCAAAGGGAATATCAAAGATGCTCTCTTTGAGAACACTGCGATCTGATTGGTTGGATCTGTCCGTTGAAGAGGAGGAATTGATGAGATCAGAGGATTTGGCCAATATGACTCAGCTTCAGGAACTATGGTTAAATGTTAAGCATGAAATGGAGTTGGAAGGGATCCTTGCTTGGCCGGTGAAGATGCGTCGTCTATTTATCTGTAATGAGACAGGAATACAACTTTTAGAGCTTCCGGAGAAAATGACAGCAATGAAAGACCTGGAAAGTCTTAAAATAGACAACTTTGCAGTGCCAAGTTGGATATGTGGTTTCGCAAATCTCAGGGAACTCGAGTTAAATGGGTGTGATTGTAGTGATTATCCAGAGTTGCAAATAATGCCCAACCTAGTGAGGTTGGAGTTGTATGGGAATATTCGGTGCAGAGAATTGCCAAAGGCGTTTGGAAAGGCGGGAGGGTTTCCACAGCTCCGCTTCTTGAAGATTGGTTGGTTCAGAGAATTAGAGGAGTTTCCAGAATTGGAGGAGGGGGCAATGGCATGTCTTGAGGAGTTGGTGCTATTCATGTGTCTCAAAGTGAAGAAAGTGGGAGAGGGATTGGAGCGGCTGAAAAGACTCAGGGTTTTCGATTATCATGAATCAGGGACCAGTGAGGTAAAGGAGAAATTCAAGGAAGGTGGAGAATATTGGCATAAAATCAAATCCAACAATCCCCACCTAATTATTTCTGGTTAG